A region from the Lysobacter sp. BMK333-48F3 genome encodes:
- a CDS encoding ankyrin repeat domain-containing protein — MQASEVFPDLRNAELAEAAAEGNGARVRELVAAGADPNARGAKGVTPLQWALYHRSTDGLKALLSAGADPAVGSDDGMTVVHLAAMANDPRLLRALLDQGVDPNLPNTVTRASPLASALMGEREENFEALLAAGAKPDLADRTGNTPLHEAAKVNEFGHALTLLKAGASPNARNVQGASFQRFMFMTPSKLLNAQTRDQREAVVEWLREHQIPIEDAQAK; from the coding sequence ATGCAAGCCAGCGAAGTTTTCCCCGACCTGCGCAACGCCGAACTGGCCGAGGCGGCCGCCGAAGGCAACGGCGCGCGCGTGCGCGAGCTGGTCGCCGCCGGCGCCGACCCCAATGCGCGCGGCGCCAAGGGCGTGACCCCGTTGCAGTGGGCGTTGTACCACCGCAGCACCGACGGCCTGAAGGCGCTGCTCAGCGCCGGCGCCGATCCCGCGGTCGGCAGCGACGACGGCATGACCGTGGTCCACCTGGCGGCGATGGCCAACGATCCGCGCCTGCTGCGCGCGCTGCTCGACCAGGGCGTGGACCCGAACCTGCCCAACACCGTGACCCGCGCCAGCCCGCTGGCGTCGGCGTTGATGGGCGAGCGCGAGGAGAACTTCGAAGCCTTGTTGGCCGCCGGGGCCAAGCCCGATCTGGCCGACCGTACCGGCAACACCCCGCTGCACGAGGCGGCCAAGGTCAACGAATTCGGCCATGCCCTGACCCTGCTCAAGGCCGGCGCCAGCCCGAACGCACGCAACGTGCAGGGCGCGAGCTTCCAGCGCTTCATGTTCATGACCCCGAGCAAGCTGCTCAACGCCCAAACCCGCGACCAACGCGAAGCGGTGGTGGAATGGCTGCGCGAGCACCAGATTCCGATCGAGGACGCGCAGGCCAAGTGA